From a single Aquincola tertiaricarbonis genomic region:
- a CDS encoding family 2A encapsulin nanocompartment shell protein has translation MSEASAAPQLALGDNAARQLANATKTAPVLSTISPRWLTHLLQWLPVEAGIYRLNKVSNPNDVLVACTQRDESRLPSTFVNYEEQPREYFLNAVSTVLDVHTRVSDLYSSPHDQIKEQLRLTIETIKERQESELINNPDYGLLASVHPDQVVYPLTGAPTPDDLDELLSKVWKEPAFFLTHPLAIAAFGRECTRRGVPPPTVSLFGSQFLTWRGLPLIPSDKVPVADGKTKILLLRVGDKRQGVVGLYQPGLAGEQSPGLSVRFMGINRNAIASYLISLYCSLAVQTDDALAVLEDVEIGKYHEYPDTYK, from the coding sequence ATGTCTGAAGCATCCGCCGCGCCGCAATTGGCGCTGGGCGACAACGCCGCTCGCCAGCTGGCCAATGCCACCAAGACCGCGCCGGTCCTGTCCACCATCAGCCCGCGCTGGCTGACGCACCTGCTGCAATGGCTGCCGGTGGAGGCGGGCATCTACCGCCTGAACAAGGTCAGCAACCCGAACGACGTGCTGGTGGCCTGCACCCAGCGCGACGAATCGCGCCTGCCCAGCACCTTCGTCAACTACGAAGAGCAGCCGCGCGAGTACTTCCTGAATGCCGTCAGCACCGTGCTGGACGTGCACACCCGTGTCAGCGACCTGTACAGCAGCCCGCACGACCAGATCAAGGAACAGCTGCGCCTGACGATCGAGACGATCAAGGAGCGCCAGGAAAGCGAGCTGATCAACAACCCCGACTACGGCCTGCTGGCCAGCGTGCACCCCGACCAGGTGGTGTACCCGCTGACCGGCGCGCCCACGCCCGACGACCTGGACGAGCTGCTGAGCAAGGTGTGGAAGGAGCCCGCCTTCTTCCTGACCCACCCGCTGGCCATCGCCGCCTTCGGCCGTGAGTGCACCCGCCGCGGCGTGCCGCCGCCGACGGTGAGCCTGTTCGGCAGCCAGTTCCTGACCTGGCGCGGCCTGCCGCTGATTCCCAGCGACAAGGTGCCGGTGGCCGATGGCAAGACCAAGATCCTGCTGCTGCGCGTGGGCGACAAGCGCCAGGGCGTAGTGGGCCTGTACCAGCCGGGCCTGGCCGGTGAACAAAGCCCGGGCCTGAGCGTGCGCTTCATGGGCATCAACCGCAACGCCATCGCTTCGTACCTGATCTCGCTGTACTGCTCGCTGGCGGTGCAGACCGACGACGCGCTGGCGGTGCTGGAAGACGTCGAGATCGGCAAGTACCACGAGTACCCCGACACCTACAAGTGA
- a CDS encoding peroxiredoxin: MPTLRLGDTAPDFEQASSAGPIRFHEWLGDSWGVLFSHPADFTPVCTTELGLTAKLKDEFAKRNVKVIALSVDPVDKHGQWIEDINRTQHTQVNFPIIADADRKVSELYDLIHPNASATATVRSLFVIDPAKKVRLVITYPASTGRNFDEILRVIDSLQLTDHHSVATPGNWKQGDDVVIVPSLQDPEVIAQKFPKGYTAVTPYLRLTPQPEASIKR; this comes from the coding sequence ATGCCCACCTTGAGACTTGGCGACACCGCCCCCGACTTCGAGCAGGCCTCCAGCGCCGGCCCCATCCGCTTCCATGAATGGCTGGGCGACAGCTGGGGCGTGCTGTTTTCGCACCCCGCCGACTTCACGCCGGTGTGCACCACCGAGCTGGGCCTGACGGCCAAGCTGAAGGATGAATTCGCCAAGCGCAACGTGAAGGTGATCGCGCTGTCGGTCGACCCGGTGGACAAGCACGGCCAGTGGATCGAGGACATCAACCGCACGCAGCACACGCAGGTCAACTTTCCCATCATCGCGGATGCCGACCGCAAGGTGAGCGAACTGTACGACCTGATCCACCCCAACGCCAGCGCCACGGCCACGGTGCGCTCGCTGTTCGTCATCGACCCGGCCAAGAAGGTGCGGCTGGTGATCACCTACCCGGCCAGCACCGGCCGCAACTTCGACGAGATCCTGCGCGTGATCGACTCGCTGCAGCTGACCGACCACCACAGCGTGGCCACGCCGGGCAACTGGAAGCAGGGCGACGACGTGGTGATCGTGCCTTCGCTGCAGGACCCGGAAGTGATCGCCCAGAAGTTCCCCAAGGGCTACACCGCAGTGACGCCCTACCTGCGGCTGACGCCGCAGCCTGAAGCTTCCATCAAGCGCTGA
- the ssuC gene encoding aliphatic sulfonate ABC transporter permease SsuC has translation MAAASRSLRSAAPWVVPVLVILGWQAASSLGWLSTRVLPEPLAVVKAFFSLAQSGELWTHVAVSTRRAALGFAIGGGLGLLLGLLTGSFKAAETLLDSTLQMVRNIPALALIPLVILWFGIDETAKLFLVSLGVFFPIYLNTFHGIRSVDKGLIEMARSYGLRGWQLYRQVILPGALPSILVGVRFSLGLTWVLLIVAETISAQAGIGYLTMNAREFLQTDVVLVGILLYALLGKLADLLAKGLERWWLRWHPGYQPA, from the coding sequence ATGGCGGCCGCTTCACGTTCGCTGCGCAGCGCCGCGCCCTGGGTGGTGCCGGTGCTGGTGATCCTGGGCTGGCAGGCGGCCTCGTCGCTGGGCTGGCTGTCCACCCGCGTACTGCCCGAGCCGCTGGCGGTGGTCAAGGCCTTCTTCAGCCTGGCCCAGTCGGGCGAGCTGTGGACCCACGTGGCCGTCAGCACCCGCCGCGCCGCGCTGGGCTTTGCCATCGGCGGCGGCCTGGGGCTGCTGCTGGGCCTGCTCACCGGCAGCTTCAAGGCGGCCGAGACGCTGCTGGACTCCACGCTGCAGATGGTGCGCAATATCCCGGCGCTGGCGCTGATTCCACTGGTCATCCTGTGGTTCGGCATCGACGAGACGGCCAAGCTGTTCCTGGTGTCGCTCGGGGTGTTCTTCCCGATCTACCTCAACACCTTCCACGGCATCCGCTCGGTGGACAAGGGGCTGATCGAGATGGCCCGCAGCTACGGCCTGCGCGGCTGGCAGTTGTATAGGCAAGTCATCCTGCCGGGCGCGCTGCCCTCCATCCTGGTGGGCGTGCGCTTCAGCCTGGGCCTGACCTGGGTGCTGCTGATCGTGGCCGAGACCATCTCCGCCCAGGCCGGCATCGGCTACCTGACGATGAACGCCCGCGAGTTTTTGCAGACCGACGTGGTGCTGGTGGGCATCCTGCTGTATGCGCTGCTGGGCAAGCTGGCCGACCTGCTGGCCAAGGGCCTGGAGCGCTGGTGGCTGCGCTGGCACCCCGGCTACCAACCCGCCTGA
- a CDS encoding ATP-binding cassette domain-containing protein — MRTTTMVHPFLFDIDGTAALEHPATARPQAAPAPLRRSVPSAPRGLDVQLRGVGKRYGERTVLHDIDLDIRPGEFVAIVGRSGCGKSTLLRLLAQLEQPSSGQIADAQGAALSTHQAEIRIMFQDARLLPWKRVIDNIALGLTGPDRRERALEALAQVGLADRANEWPAVLSGGQRQRVALARALVHAPRLLLLDEPLGALDALTRIEMHRLIESLWQRHGFTALLVTHDVAEAVALADRVLLIEDQRVTLDQRITLPRPRQHGEPAFARHESQILQRVLQQPAAEPEAPIDQQRWRFAV; from the coding sequence ATGAGAACGACGACGATGGTGCACCCCTTCCTGTTCGACATCGACGGCACGGCCGCGCTGGAACACCCGGCCACGGCGCGGCCGCAGGCCGCCCCCGCGCCACTGCGGCGCAGCGTGCCCAGCGCGCCCCGCGGACTGGACGTGCAGTTGCGCGGCGTGGGCAAGCGCTATGGCGAGCGCACGGTGCTGCACGACATCGACCTCGACATCCGCCCGGGCGAATTCGTGGCCATCGTGGGCCGCAGCGGCTGCGGCAAGAGCACGCTGCTGCGGCTGCTGGCGCAGCTCGAGCAACCCAGCAGCGGCCAGATCGCCGATGCCCAGGGCGCCGCGCTGTCCACGCACCAGGCCGAGATCCGCATCATGTTCCAGGACGCGCGGCTGCTGCCCTGGAAGCGGGTGATCGACAACATCGCGCTGGGCCTCACGGGCCCCGACCGCCGCGAGCGTGCGCTGGAGGCGCTGGCCCAGGTGGGGCTGGCCGACCGTGCGAACGAATGGCCGGCGGTGCTGTCAGGGGGCCAGCGCCAGCGCGTGGCCCTGGCACGCGCGCTGGTGCATGCGCCGCGGCTGCTGCTGCTGGATGAGCCGCTGGGCGCGCTGGATGCGTTGACCCGCATCGAGATGCACCGCCTGATCGAGAGCCTGTGGCAGCGCCATGGCTTCACCGCGCTGCTGGTGACGCACGACGTGGCCGAGGCCGTGGCCCTGGCCGACCGTGTGCTGCTGATCGAGGACCAGCGCGTGACGCTGGACCAACGCATCACGCTGCCACGGCCGCGGCAGCATGGCGAGCCGGCCTTCGCCCGCCATGAGTCGCAGATCCTGCAGCGGGTGCTGCAGCAGCCGGCGGCCGAGCCCGAGGCGCCCATCGACCAGCAGCGCTGGCGCTTCGCGGTGTAG
- the msuE gene encoding FMN reductase, with the protein MTTPHRITVVIGNTGERSRTKVLAQAIADGLSAALPVTVQTVEIWKLAPQIGPALTPQGLPDEAAAALRAIASADLLVAVTPVYKGSYTGLFKHLFDLVPPDALVGRPVLLAANGGSDRHALVVDHQLRPLFGFFRALTVPSAVYAAEADFDGYTLNSTALQARIDEAVQQAQALLAARAPAQDVLREAA; encoded by the coding sequence ATGACTACACCCCACCGCATCACCGTCGTCATCGGCAATACCGGTGAACGTTCCCGCACCAAGGTGCTGGCCCAGGCCATTGCCGATGGCCTGTCGGCCGCCCTGCCCGTCACCGTGCAGACGGTGGAAATCTGGAAGCTGGCGCCGCAGATCGGCCCGGCCCTGACGCCGCAAGGCTTGCCCGACGAAGCCGCCGCCGCGCTGCGCGCCATTGCCAGCGCCGACCTGCTGGTGGCGGTGACGCCCGTCTACAAGGGTTCGTACACCGGCCTCTTCAAGCACCTGTTCGACCTGGTGCCGCCCGATGCGCTGGTGGGCCGCCCGGTGCTGCTGGCCGCCAACGGTGGCAGCGACCGCCATGCGCTGGTGGTGGACCACCAGCTGCGGCCGCTGTTCGGCTTCTTCCGCGCACTGACCGTGCCTTCGGCGGTATACGCCGCGGAGGCCGACTTCGACGGCTACACGCTCAACAGCACCGCGCTGCAGGCCCGCATCGATGAAGCGGTGCAGCAGGCGCAAGCGCTGCTGGCCGCCCGCGCCCCCGCGCAAGACGTGCTCCGCGAGGCCGCCTGA
- a CDS encoding RBBP9/YdeN family alpha/beta hydrolase, translating to MVPAFVTRHPRNAPRLLIVPGLHDSGPAHWQSWLQQGDRRAVRVVQRDWTLPDLDRWASRIDSTLERAGAGPWIAVAHSFGCLAVARHLALQPDSPIAAALLVAPADPDKFGVASLLPTQPLGLPSTMLISETDPWMSASHARRLAQRWGSSTINLGNAGHINTEAGFGPLPLARRWVTTMSQRLERTHRPDRAAFAEWSFAL from the coding sequence ATGGTGCCCGCCTTCGTCACCCGCCATCCGCGCAACGCGCCGCGCCTGTTGATCGTGCCGGGCTTGCACGACAGCGGGCCTGCGCATTGGCAAAGCTGGCTGCAACAGGGCGACCGCCGCGCCGTGCGGGTGGTGCAGCGCGACTGGACGCTGCCCGACCTGGACCGCTGGGCCTCGCGCATCGACAGCACGCTGGAGCGTGCCGGCGCCGGCCCGTGGATCGCGGTGGCGCACAGCTTCGGCTGCCTGGCCGTGGCCCGCCACCTGGCGCTGCAGCCCGATTCGCCCATCGCCGCCGCGCTGCTGGTGGCGCCGGCCGACCCCGACAAGTTTGGTGTGGCCTCGCTGCTGCCCACGCAGCCGCTGGGCTTGCCCAGCACCATGCTGATCAGCGAGACCGACCCCTGGATGAGCGCCAGCCATGCGCGCCGCCTGGCCCAACGCTGGGGCAGCTCCACCATCAACCTCGGTAATGCCGGGCACATCAACACCGAGGCGGGTTTCGGCCCGCTGCCGCTGGCCCGCCGCTGGGTGACCACCATGAGCCAGCGGCTGGAACGCACCCACCGCCCTGACCGCGCGGCCTTTGCCGAATGGTCGTTCGCACTTTGA
- a CDS encoding sulfonate ABC transporter substrate-binding protein, which translates to MNTTRRTLARLGLATTLALALGTAAAQGGEVLRIGFQKSASLLTLQKAQGTLEKKLAPLGVAVKWMEFPAGPQLLEGLNVGAIDVGYVGEAPPIFAQAAGASFVYVGNDPAAPQAEAIVVPKDSAIKTVADLRGKKVALNKGSNVHYLLVRALEKAGLQYTDIQPVFLPPADARAAFEKGAVDAWVIWDPFLAAVEKQTGARIVADGRGLVNNYAYYLAERNYAQKKPQVIRVLFEDSVEQGRWLKANTAQAAQLIAPIQGLDVEIVERALQRNQFGVQPLTPAVAAEQQKIADVFHALKLIPKPLRISDALPAAAN; encoded by the coding sequence ATGAACACCACCCGCCGCACCCTGGCCCGGCTGGGCCTGGCCACCACGCTGGCCCTGGCGCTGGGCACCGCCGCTGCGCAAGGCGGCGAGGTGCTGCGCATCGGCTTCCAGAAGTCGGCCAGCCTGCTCACGCTGCAAAAGGCGCAGGGCACGCTGGAAAAGAAGCTGGCGCCGCTGGGTGTGGCCGTGAAGTGGATGGAATTTCCCGCCGGCCCGCAGCTGCTGGAAGGCCTGAACGTCGGCGCCATCGACGTGGGCTACGTGGGTGAAGCACCGCCCATCTTCGCGCAGGCCGCGGGCGCCAGCTTCGTGTACGTGGGCAACGACCCGGCCGCGCCGCAGGCCGAGGCCATCGTGGTGCCCAAGGACTCGGCCATCAAGACCGTGGCCGACCTGCGCGGCAAGAAGGTGGCGCTGAACAAGGGCAGCAACGTGCACTACCTGCTGGTGCGCGCGCTGGAAAAAGCCGGCCTGCAGTACACCGACATCCAGCCCGTGTTCCTGCCGCCGGCCGACGCCCGCGCCGCCTTCGAGAAGGGCGCGGTCGATGCCTGGGTGATCTGGGACCCCTTCCTGGCCGCCGTGGAAAAGCAGACTGGCGCCCGCATCGTGGCCGATGGCCGCGGCCTGGTGAACAACTACGCCTACTACCTGGCCGAGCGCAACTACGCGCAGAAAAAGCCGCAGGTCATCCGCGTGCTGTTCGAGGACAGCGTGGAACAGGGCCGCTGGCTGAAGGCCAACACCGCCCAGGCCGCGCAATTGATCGCGCCGATCCAGGGCCTGGACGTGGAGATCGTCGAACGAGCGCTGCAGCGCAACCAGTTCGGCGTGCAGCCGCTCACCCCTGCGGTGGCCGCCGAGCAGCAGAAGATCGCCGACGTCTTCCATGCGCTCAAGCTGATCCCGAAGCCGCTGCGCATCAGCGATGCGTTGCCGGCCGCCGCCAACTGA
- a CDS encoding sigma-54 interaction domain-containing protein — MAAVTAHLLTLPDSPALALALSIRAKALLFHDPRSLALLHQIERLARTEATVLLVGETGTGKELVARHVHQLSGRSGPFVAVNCGAFSEQLIDAELFGHEAGAYTGAAGARAGWFEAANGGTLFLDEIGDLPLALQVKLLRVLQERQVVRLGARRPVALDVRLVAATNVDLQRAVQAQHFRADLYYRLNVAPLALPPLRERQGDILPLARHFIGVYGPKLGLAHARLAPEAQAALLQHAWPGNIRELENVVHFALIVCRDGLVRREDLRLVGPAMTASAGGRPAPAQLPPLDAPPDAQERLAALFDTLLAERTPALYPLVEETLVRCAYEACNENQVRSARLLGVTRNTLRTLLKRHGLLVDALPHPGDDVLPAETDDHAKMSQAAATVRGPMSPGALRHEQPHP, encoded by the coding sequence CTGGCCGCCGTGACCGCCCATCTGCTGACCCTGCCCGACTCCCCGGCCCTGGCCCTGGCCCTGAGCATCCGCGCCAAGGCCTTGTTGTTCCACGACCCGCGCTCGCTGGCGCTGCTGCACCAGATCGAGCGCCTGGCCCGCACCGAAGCCACCGTGCTGCTGGTGGGTGAAACCGGCACCGGCAAGGAGCTGGTGGCCCGCCATGTGCACCAGCTCAGCGGCCGCAGCGGTCCCTTCGTGGCGGTGAACTGTGGCGCCTTCAGCGAACAGCTGATCGATGCCGAGCTGTTCGGCCACGAGGCAGGCGCCTATACCGGCGCCGCCGGTGCCCGCGCCGGCTGGTTCGAGGCCGCCAACGGCGGCACGCTGTTCCTCGACGAGATCGGCGACCTGCCGCTGGCACTGCAGGTCAAGCTGCTGCGCGTGCTACAGGAACGGCAGGTGGTGCGCCTGGGCGCGCGCCGGCCGGTGGCGCTGGATGTGCGGCTGGTGGCCGCCACCAACGTCGACCTGCAGCGCGCGGTGCAGGCGCAGCACTTCCGCGCCGACCTGTACTACCGCCTGAACGTGGCACCGCTGGCGCTGCCGCCGCTGCGCGAGCGGCAGGGCGACATCCTGCCGCTGGCGCGCCACTTCATCGGCGTCTACGGGCCCAAGCTGGGCCTGGCCCATGCGCGCCTGGCGCCCGAGGCGCAAGCCGCGCTGCTGCAGCACGCCTGGCCCGGCAACATCCGCGAGCTGGAGAACGTGGTGCACTTCGCGCTCATCGTCTGCCGCGACGGCCTGGTGCGCCGCGAGGACCTGCGGCTGGTGGGCCCCGCGATGACCGCGTCCGCTGGCGGCCGGCCGGCCCCGGCCCAGCTGCCGCCGCTGGATGCGCCGCCTGATGCCCAAGAGCGGCTGGCCGCGCTGTTCGACACCTTGCTGGCCGAGCGCACACCGGCGCTGTACCCGCTGGTGGAAGAGACGCTGGTGCGCTGCGCCTACGAGGCCTGCAACGAGAACCAGGTGCGCAGCGCACGGCTGCTGGGGGTGACGCGCAACACCTTGCGCACCTTGCTCAAGCGCCACGGCCTGCTGGTGGATGCCTTGCCCCACCCCGGCGACGATGTGCTGCCCGCCGAGACCGACGACCATGCCAAGATGAGCCAAGCCGCCGCCACGGTGCGCGGCCCGATGTCACCTGGAGCACTTCGCCATGAGCAACCTCACCCCTGA
- the ssuD gene encoding FMNH2-dependent alkanesulfonate monooxygenase yields the protein MKILWFIPTHGDSRYLGTAQGGRQADFNYFKQVAVAADTLGYEGVLIPTGRSCEDPWTVASSLIDATRRLKFLVALRPGLMTPVQQARIAATFDRLSGGRLLLNLVTGGDAEELEGDGLFLPHAERYELSTEFLTIWREVLARSHSGTPYDHEGKHLRVKGAKLLYPPVQAPYPPLFFGGSSPEAHELAAQQLDTYLTWGEPPAAVAAKVADIRERAARHGRKLTYGIRLHVIVRETEDEAWAAARDLVKHLDPATVAAAQKKFASMDSEGQRRMAALHGGQFDPTDIRKGLEVYPHLWAGVGLVRGGAGTALVGNPQQVAALIKEYADLGLEYFVLSGYPHLEEAYRFAELVFPLLPLQLRQKLVQPQLTGPFGEIVANSIVPRAASAS from the coding sequence CTGAAGATCCTCTGGTTCATCCCCACCCATGGCGACAGCCGCTACCTGGGCACCGCCCAGGGCGGCCGCCAGGCCGACTTCAACTACTTCAAGCAGGTGGCGGTGGCCGCCGACACGCTGGGCTACGAAGGCGTGCTCATTCCCACCGGCCGCTCCTGCGAAGACCCGTGGACGGTGGCTTCCAGCCTGATCGACGCGACGCGTCGGCTCAAGTTCCTGGTGGCGCTGCGGCCGGGGCTGATGACGCCGGTGCAGCAGGCCCGCATCGCCGCCACCTTCGACCGCCTGTCGGGCGGGCGGCTGCTGCTCAACCTGGTGACCGGCGGCGACGCCGAGGAGCTGGAGGGCGACGGCCTGTTCCTGCCGCATGCCGAGCGCTACGAGCTGTCCACCGAGTTCCTGACCATCTGGCGCGAGGTGCTGGCGCGCAGCCACAGCGGCACGCCCTACGACCACGAAGGCAAGCACCTGCGCGTCAAGGGCGCCAAGCTGCTGTACCCGCCGGTGCAGGCGCCTTACCCGCCTCTCTTCTTCGGCGGTTCATCGCCCGAGGCGCATGAGCTGGCCGCGCAGCAGCTGGACACCTACCTGACCTGGGGCGAGCCGCCGGCCGCGGTGGCCGCCAAGGTGGCCGACATCCGCGAACGCGCCGCCCGCCATGGCCGCAAGCTGACCTACGGCATCCGGCTGCACGTGATCGTGCGCGAGACCGAGGACGAAGCCTGGGCCGCCGCGCGCGACCTGGTCAAGCACCTGGACCCGGCCACGGTGGCCGCGGCACAGAAGAAGTTCGCCAGCATGGACAGCGAAGGCCAACGCCGCATGGCCGCGCTGCACGGCGGCCAGTTCGACCCGACCGACATCCGCAAGGGTCTGGAGGTGTATCCGCATCTGTGGGCCGGCGTGGGCCTGGTGCGTGGTGGTGCCGGCACCGCGCTGGTGGGCAACCCGCAGCAGGTGGCGGCGCTGATCAAGGAGTACGCCGACCTGGGGCTGGAGTACTTCGTGCTGTCGGGCTACCCCCACCTGGAAGAGGCCTACCGCTTCGCCGAGCTGGTGTTCCCGCTGCTGCCGCTGCAACTGCGCCAGAAGCTGGTGCAGCCGCAGCTCACCGGCCCGTTCGGCGAGATCGTCGCCAACAGCATCGTGCCGCGCGCGGCCTCGGCGAGCTGA
- a CDS encoding helix-turn-helix domain-containing protein, translating into MPGSPASEVPPPTLAVGRFGAVVRQLREGRGWSQERLAGEAELNRSYMGEVERGVVMPSLATAAKLAAALGVPLSRLLQHCEQTEADRAAEAFRWL; encoded by the coding sequence ATGCCGGGCAGCCCGGCTTCCGAGGTGCCGCCGCCCACGCTGGCGGTGGGCCGCTTTGGCGCGGTGGTGCGCCAGCTGCGCGAAGGCCGCGGCTGGTCGCAGGAGCGGCTGGCCGGCGAAGCCGAGCTCAATCGCTCGTACATGGGCGAGGTGGAACGCGGCGTGGTGATGCCCTCGCTGGCCACCGCCGCCAAGCTGGCCGCTGCGCTGGGCGTGCCGCTGTCGCGCCTGCTGCAGCACTGCGAGCAGACCGAGGCCGACCGTGCGGCCGAGGCCTTTCGCTGGCTATAG
- a CDS encoding glutathione S-transferase family protein: MSNLTPDSAGWTFYTAPGTCAQAVHIALHEAQATFRLVKLDFTQQQQQSPEYLALNPKGRVPALATPQGVLTEVPALLLFIAQTHPQAGLAPLDDAFALARLNELSAYLASTVHVAHAHKRRGARWADDAAAIEAMKAKVPQTMTACAQQLEAWLAATAEQGPYVLGARYSVADAYLFTITGWLEGDGVDVQAFPRLRAHHALIAQRPATRRALEEAGG, translated from the coding sequence ATGAGCAACCTCACCCCTGATTCCGCTGGCTGGACCTTCTACACCGCGCCAGGCACCTGCGCGCAGGCCGTGCACATCGCGCTGCATGAAGCGCAAGCCACCTTCCGGCTGGTGAAGCTGGACTTCACGCAGCAGCAGCAGCAAAGCCCCGAGTACCTCGCGCTCAACCCCAAGGGCCGGGTGCCGGCGCTGGCCACGCCGCAAGGCGTGCTCACCGAAGTGCCGGCGCTGCTGCTGTTCATTGCGCAGACCCATCCGCAGGCCGGTCTGGCGCCGCTGGACGATGCTTTCGCGCTGGCGCGCCTGAACGAGCTGTCGGCCTACCTGGCCTCCACCGTGCACGTGGCGCATGCGCACAAGCGGCGCGGCGCGCGCTGGGCCGACGACGCCGCCGCCATCGAGGCGATGAAGGCCAAGGTGCCGCAGACGATGACGGCCTGCGCGCAGCAGCTGGAAGCCTGGCTGGCGGCCACGGCCGAGCAAGGACCTTATGTACTGGGCGCGCGCTACAGCGTGGCCGATGCCTACCTGTTCACCATCACCGGCTGGCTGGAAGGTGATGGCGTGGACGTGCAGGCCTTCCCGCGCCTGAGGGCCCACCACGCGCTGATCGCCCAGCGGCCCGCCACGCGGCGGGCCCTGGAAGAAGCCGGCGGCTGA
- a CDS encoding rhodanese-like domain-containing protein — protein MSAVLEEVVLHPTLQAAQAEATALGLPFSGSVSPQQAWELFQAGQARIVDVRTAEERKFVGQVPGTLHVAWATGTALTRNPRFVRELEAKVGRHDPVLLLCRSGKRSALAAEAAAKAGFTRVFNIREGFEGELNAAQQRGTADGWRYQGLPWQQD, from the coding sequence ATGTCCGCCGTTCTCGAAGAAGTTGTCCTCCACCCCACCTTGCAGGCGGCCCAGGCCGAAGCCACGGCGCTGGGCCTGCCCTTCTCCGGCAGCGTCAGCCCGCAGCAGGCCTGGGAGCTGTTCCAGGCCGGCCAGGCCCGCATCGTCGACGTGCGCACCGCCGAGGAGCGCAAGTTCGTCGGCCAGGTGCCCGGCACCTTGCACGTGGCCTGGGCCACCGGCACCGCGCTGACCCGCAACCCGCGCTTCGTGCGCGAGCTGGAAGCCAAGGTCGGCCGCCACGACCCGGTGCTGCTGCTGTGCCGCAGCGGCAAGCGGTCGGCGCTGGCGGCAGAAGCCGCCGCCAAGGCCGGCTTCACCCGCGTGTTCAACATCCGTGAAGGCTTTGAAGGCGAGCTGAATGCCGCGCAGCAGCGCGGCACCGCCGATGGATGGCGCTACCAGGGGCTGCCGTGGCAACAGGACTGA
- the epsC gene encoding serine O-acetyltransferase EpsC gives MLGVPGIVAELRAARERWRTAQNRLQEVGGRELPSREALAAVVGQLRGALFPMRLGPPELRQEHEDDYIAHTLQQALAELLVQVRLELRHRARGAADRDQALAEADARAVALVRSFGQSLPGIRALLDSDVLAAYQGDPAARSVDEVLLCYPGIQAMIHHRIAHRLYELGTPLLARIVAELAHGETGIDIHPGARIGAGFFIDHGTGVVIGETAEIGRNVRLYQAVTLGARRFETDEEGHIQKGGARHPLLEDDVVIYAGATVLGRVTIGRGSTIGGNVWLTHSVPPGSRITQAHPTSTGPGVA, from the coding sequence ATGCTGGGCGTGCCGGGCATCGTGGCCGAGCTGCGCGCCGCGCGTGAGCGCTGGCGCACCGCGCAGAACCGGCTGCAGGAAGTGGGCGGCCGCGAGCTGCCCTCGCGCGAGGCGCTGGCCGCGGTGGTGGGCCAGTTGCGGGGCGCCTTGTTCCCGATGCGGCTGGGCCCGCCTGAGCTGCGGCAGGAGCATGAGGACGACTACATCGCCCATACGCTGCAGCAGGCGCTGGCCGAGCTGCTGGTGCAGGTGCGGCTGGAGCTGCGCCACCGTGCGCGCGGCGCGGCCGATCGGGACCAGGCGCTGGCCGAGGCCGATGCCCGCGCGGTGGCGCTGGTGCGGTCTTTCGGCCAGTCGCTGCCCGGCATCCGCGCCCTGCTGGACAGCGACGTGCTGGCCGCCTACCAGGGCGACCCCGCCGCACGCAGCGTGGACGAGGTGCTGCTGTGCTACCCGGGCATCCAGGCCATGATCCACCACCGCATCGCCCACCGGCTGTACGAGCTGGGCACGCCGCTCTTGGCCCGCATCGTGGCCGAGCTGGCCCATGGCGAGACCGGGATCGACATCCACCCGGGCGCACGCATCGGCGCGGGCTTCTTCATCGATCACGGCACCGGCGTGGTCATCGGCGAGACCGCCGAGATCGGCCGCAACGTGCGGCTGTACCAGGCGGTGACGCTGGGTGCCCGCCGCTTCGAGACCGACGAAGAGGGCCACATCCAGAAGGGCGGCGCCCGCCACCCGCTGCTGGAAGACGACGTGGTGATCTATGCCGGTGCCACGGTGCTGGGCCGCGTGACCATCGGTCGCGGCTCCACCATCGGCGGCAACGTCTGGCTCACGCACAGTGTGCCGCCGGGCAGCCGCATCACGCAGGCCCACCCCACCAGCACCGGACCGGGGGTGGCGTGA
- a CDS encoding TOBE domain-containing protein, which produces MSINAINVRNQFRGKVREVIEGPVVSEVDVETAGGLIVTSVITTRSVKELGIVPGKEVIALVKSTEVSIATL; this is translated from the coding sequence ATGAGCATCAACGCCATCAACGTGCGCAATCAGTTCCGCGGCAAGGTCCGCGAAGTGATCGAAGGCCCGGTCGTGTCCGAAGTGGACGTCGAAACCGCCGGCGGCCTGATCGTCACCTCGGTCATCACCACCCGTTCGGTCAAGGAACTGGGCATCGTGCCCGGCAAGGAAGTGATCGCGCTGGTGAAGTCGACCGAGGTGTCGATCGCCACGCTGTGA